A part of Streptomyces sp. DSM 40750 genomic DNA contains:
- a CDS encoding DDE-type integrase/transposase/recombinase — MHENLPDEAARSKVTVLRDDIEPGSEAQIDYGFLGQWINPTSGKRHRIWAFVMMLPASRHMFVRPVTHMDQHAWTLAHAEAFRFFGGVPRRLLPDNPKTGVDKPDPQLNPARNAAVPAAPGTWGARSCARDWRVTPVTSGSSPWQRRREAENGNDAGFAPRMPSDA, encoded by the coding sequence GTGCACGAGAACCTGCCCGACGAGGCGGCCCGCTCGAAGGTCACGGTGCTGCGGGATGACATCGAGCCGGGCTCGGAGGCCCAGATCGACTACGGCTTCCTGGGGCAGTGGATCAACCCGACCAGCGGGAAACGGCATCGGATCTGGGCGTTTGTGATGATGCTGCCCGCCTCGCGGCACATGTTCGTCCGCCCGGTGACGCACATGGACCAGCACGCCTGGACCCTCGCACACGCGGAAGCCTTCCGCTTCTTCGGCGGCGTCCCGCGCCGCCTGCTGCCGGACAACCCCAAGACCGGGGTCGACAAGCCGGACCCACAGCTGAACCCGGCTCGGAACGCTGCTGTCCCGGCTGCACCAGGGACGTGGGGTGCCCGCAGTTGCGCTCGCGACTGGCGAGTCACCCCCGTGACATCGGGCTCATCTCCCTGGCAGAGGCGGCGCGAGGCGGAGAACGGAAATGACGCTGGCTTTGCCCCGCGGATGCCCTCAGATGCTTAG
- a CDS encoding phytase, producing MTAVAVLPTSAQAVDGPASLTATTETPALYGDDAGGNADADDPAIWRNAADPDASLVIATAKEGGLRVYDLAGKEVQSIAAPPAPTPDDKPGRFNNVDLISGFPLPTGRADIAVVTDRGRDHLRVYRITPGAAQPLTDITDASAPLVFSKTLDEVNNQTTPYGLATWTDKSTGRSYAVVSQRSRTRLALLELKATSTGAVTYQQVRTYDLPSSFTLPNGRSWTPCADPGDLPQVEGMVVDPVNKVLYAGQEDIGIWRLPADLGGKPKLIDKVREYGVPATYDEATEECVAGADPGYGGTHLSADVEGLTILDEGSGDGYLLSSSQGDNTFAAYDREVSDNNEYESGFRIAAGTVDGSEECDGAAVLNVPLGSRYPNGLLVVQDGHNTPDETDADGETRDNTNFKFVDLGKLENALN from the coding sequence ATGACCGCCGTGGCGGTCCTGCCCACCTCGGCCCAGGCCGTCGACGGGCCGGCGAGCCTGACCGCCACCACCGAGACCCCCGCCCTGTACGGCGACGACGCCGGCGGCAACGCCGACGCCGACGACCCGGCGATCTGGCGCAACGCCGCCGACCCGGATGCCAGCCTGGTGATCGCCACCGCCAAGGAAGGCGGCCTGCGCGTGTACGACCTGGCCGGCAAGGAGGTGCAGTCGATAGCGGCGCCGCCCGCCCCCACCCCCGACGACAAGCCGGGCCGCTTCAACAACGTGGACCTGATCTCCGGATTCCCGCTGCCGACCGGCCGCGCCGACATCGCCGTCGTCACCGACCGGGGCCGCGACCACCTGCGCGTCTACCGCATCACACCGGGCGCCGCCCAGCCGCTGACGGACATCACCGACGCATCGGCCCCGCTGGTCTTCTCCAAGACCCTGGACGAGGTCAACAACCAGACCACCCCCTACGGTCTGGCCACCTGGACGGACAAGTCCACCGGCCGTTCCTACGCCGTCGTCAGTCAGCGCAGCCGCACCCGGCTGGCCCTGCTGGAGCTGAAGGCCACCTCCACCGGGGCGGTCACCTACCAGCAGGTGCGCACGTACGACCTGCCGTCCTCCTTCACCCTGCCCAACGGCCGGTCCTGGACGCCGTGTGCCGACCCCGGTGACCTCCCGCAGGTCGAGGGCATGGTCGTTGACCCGGTGAACAAGGTGCTCTACGCAGGCCAGGAGGACATCGGCATCTGGCGGCTGCCCGCCGACCTGGGCGGCAAGCCCAAGCTGATCGACAAGGTGCGGGAGTACGGCGTCCCCGCGACCTACGACGAGGCGACCGAGGAGTGCGTGGCGGGCGCCGACCCCGGCTACGGCGGCACGCACCTGTCCGCCGACGTCGAGGGTCTGACCATCCTCGACGAGGGCTCCGGTGACGGCTACCTGCTCTCCTCCAGCCAGGGCGACAACACCTTCGCCGCGTACGACCGCGAGGTGTCCGACAACAACGAGTACGAGAGCGGCTTCCGGATCGCCGCCGGCACCGTCGACGGCTCCGAGGAGTGCGACGGCGCGGCCGTGCTGAACGTTCCCCTGGGCTCCCGCTACCCCAACGGCCTGCTCGTGGTGCAGGACGGGCACAACACCCCGGACGAGACGGACGCGGACGGGGAGACCCGGGACAACACCAACTTCAAGTTCGTCGATCTGGGCAAGCTCGAGAATGCGCTGAACTAG
- a CDS encoding zinc ribbon domain-containing protein: MQEAVMLQTESHEQAELAEDSEASVFYPTPAGTPTPSAVSGELFFQRCLWCGTPAYRRSFCRACGATAFKPERSTGAGVLVRRIGQVPLNTWFVSIDEGFNLLCQVTRKEPVVVAVGARVRVVRAVAPLDQGLPLVELTYRATSLERWR, from the coding sequence GTGCAGGAGGCCGTGATGCTCCAGACAGAATCCCACGAACAAGCCGAGCTCGCGGAAGACTCCGAAGCGTCTGTCTTCTACCCGACACCGGCAGGCACACCGACGCCGTCGGCGGTCAGTGGCGAACTCTTCTTCCAGCGCTGCCTCTGGTGCGGCACCCCGGCCTACCGACGCTCGTTCTGCCGGGCTTGCGGGGCCACTGCCTTCAAACCGGAGCGCAGCACCGGTGCAGGGGTCCTCGTTCGCCGTATCGGCCAGGTTCCGCTCAACACATGGTTCGTCTCGATAGACGAGGGCTTCAACCTGCTCTGCCAGGTGACGAGGAAGGAACCGGTCGTGGTCGCGGTCGGGGCGAGGGTACGAGTCGTGCGGGCCGTGGCTCCCCTCGACCAAGGGCTTCCCCTCGTCGAACTCACTTACCGGGCAACGTCCTTGGAGCGTTGGCGGTGA
- a CDS encoding MFS transporter — MTAVGGSHHGGVGVALVHDGAARGAPLHDTGPRRPGRRALYREGDQRYEGESGDDGAHRRRTCRPERGGQGQTGCPRADGDAHGERRGAQRGRERGIAGLLPEIADDLRVSVSQAGLLITAFAAGMIVGAPAIAIAIATLRLPRRSTLVLALIVFALGHVVAALSPSFAVVQVLGGVGADLAGQERVGDVHGQPGLPGRTYMDA, encoded by the coding sequence GTGACGGCAGTGGGTGGATCACACCACGGTGGTGTGGGAGTCGCCCTCGTCCATGACGGTGCTGCTCGCGGTGCTCCGCTCCACGACACGGGACCTCGCCGACCGGGTCGGCGGGCCCTGTACCGCGAGGGCGATCAACGGTACGAGGGTGAGAGCGGAGATGACGGTGCCCACCGCCGGCGGACCTGCCGGCCCGAGCGGGGAGGCCAGGGCCAGACCGGCTGCCCACGAGCCGACGGCGATGCCCACGGTGAACGCCGAGGTGCTCAGCGCGGCCGCGAGCGTGGGATCGCGGGCCTGCTGCCCGAGATCGCGGACGATCTGCGTGTCAGTGTGTCCCAGGCGGGCCTGCTCATCACGGCGTTCGCGGCGGGCATGATCGTCGGGGCGCCGGCGATCGCGATCGCCATCGCGACGCTCCGCCTGCCGCGGCGGTCCACACTGGTCCTCGCGCTCATCGTCTTCGCCCTCGGTCATGTGGTCGCCGCACTCAGTCCGTCCTTCGCGGTCGTGCAGGTCCTTGGCGGGGTTGGCGCGGACCTGGCGGGCCAGGAACGTGTAGGTGACGTGCATGGACAACCGGGGCTTCCCGGGAGGACCTACATGGACGCTTGA
- a CDS encoding (R)-mandelonitrile lyase: MELLKQLPTMKLPAAWFTGDAWADVVHRGEAPSRIRANIVRFSPGARTAWHSHGLGQTLYIVEGIALIQSRGGEVLEAHPGDVIHTPPDEEHWHGAGPDRFMVHLALWETDDVSWLEHVTDAEYNGPRVSPRTPR, from the coding sequence ATGGAACTGCTGAAGCAGCTTCCGACCATGAAACTGCCGGCCGCCTGGTTCACCGGCGACGCCTGGGCCGACGTCGTCCACCGCGGCGAGGCGCCTTCACGTATCCGGGCGAACATCGTCCGCTTCTCGCCCGGCGCCCGTACCGCGTGGCATTCACACGGCCTCGGACAGACCCTCTACATCGTGGAGGGCATCGCGCTGATCCAGTCCCGAGGAGGTGAGGTTCTGGAGGCCCACCCGGGTGACGTCATCCACACGCCCCCGGACGAGGAGCACTGGCACGGCGCCGGCCCGGACCGCTTCATGGTCCACCTCGCGCTGTGGGAGACCGACGACGTCTCGTGGCTCGAGCACGTCACCGACGCCGAATACAACGGCCCGCGTGTCAGCCCCCGCACACCACGCTGA
- a CDS encoding alcohol dehydrogenase catalytic domain-containing protein, with the protein MRATIIHAPGDIRVEDVPAPEIVNPTDAIIRTVVTCVCGSDLWPYRGIEPTDEPHPMGHEYVGIVEEVGREVTSVKPGQFVVGSFATSDNACPNCQAGYQSNCVRREFMSTCQGEYVRIPNAHGTLVATPDLPADESVPSLLAVSDVMGTGWYAAVAAEVGPGSTAVVVGDGAVGLCGVIAAKELGAERIIAMSRHESRQKLALEFGATDIVTERGEEGIARVKELTNGNRYGGVRHLFAALDLAKDKLCGHIKPVKKRTQFLEFCRYLRTLYPPNTRIAIVCDNFSPKPSVLKLWITSRTRSSLGERHLGGPRHRHALRGEQDHLGPAPGHHRPGPPADDPQKPPPLVIVDLSDTYSLCHSDRLSDTRRPAQHRDGASHHNRANVA; encoded by the coding sequence ATGCGCGCAACGATCATTCACGCCCCTGGCGACATCCGTGTCGAGGACGTCCCCGCGCCCGAGATCGTCAACCCGACCGACGCGATCATCCGTACCGTCGTCACCTGCGTGTGCGGCTCGGACCTGTGGCCCTACCGTGGCATAGAACCCACCGACGAACCCCATCCGATGGGTCATGAGTACGTCGGCATCGTCGAGGAGGTCGGCCGCGAGGTCACCTCGGTCAAGCCGGGACAGTTCGTGGTCGGCTCCTTCGCCACCTCGGACAACGCCTGCCCGAACTGCCAGGCGGGCTACCAGTCCAACTGCGTTCGCCGCGAGTTCATGAGCACCTGTCAGGGCGAGTATGTCCGTATCCCCAACGCGCACGGCACGCTCGTCGCCACTCCTGATCTGCCCGCCGACGAGTCCGTGCCCAGCCTGCTCGCCGTGTCCGACGTGATGGGCACAGGCTGGTACGCCGCCGTCGCCGCGGAGGTCGGGCCCGGCTCGACGGCCGTGGTCGTCGGAGACGGCGCGGTCGGTCTGTGCGGCGTCATCGCCGCCAAGGAGCTGGGCGCGGAACGGATCATCGCGATGAGCCGGCACGAGTCCCGGCAGAAGCTGGCCCTGGAGTTCGGCGCCACCGACATCGTCACCGAGCGCGGCGAAGAAGGCATCGCCCGCGTGAAGGAGCTGACGAACGGCAACCGCTACGGCGGAGTCCGGCACCTGTTCGCCGCCCTGGACCTGGCCAAGGACAAGCTCTGCGGCCACATCAAGCCGGTCAAGAAGCGCACGCAGTTCCTGGAGTTCTGCCGCTACCTGCGCACTCTCTACCCGCCGAACACCCGCATTGCGATCGTCTGCGACAACTTCTCCCCGAAGCCGTCGGTGTTGAAGTTGTGGATCACATCGCGGACCCGGTCATCGCTGGGTGAACGACACCTCGGCGGTCCTCGCCACCGGCATGCCCTGCGCGGCGAGCAGGACCATCTGGGCCCGGCGCCAGGTCACCACCGACCCGGTCCCCCTGCGGATGATCCGCAGAAGCCGCCGCCCCTCGTCATCGTCGATCTCTCGGACACGTACTCGCTCTGCCACTCGGACAGGCTGTCGGACACGCGCCGCCCTGCACAGCATCGGGACGGCGCGTCACATCACAACAGGGCCAACGTTGCTTGA